From a region of the Sphingopyxis sp. YR583 genome:
- the cobO gene encoding cob(I)yrinic acid a,c-diamide adenosyltransferase, producing the protein MKARTDAEHTAKMKKIQAAQNKKVAAKTVEKGLVIVHTGPGKGKTSAALGMAIRAIGHDMKVGVVQFVKGAMATGEKAVFDRFLDLIEFKPMGEGFTWDTQDRSRDIAVARDAWEEVKRMIADPSYKMVIADELNIVLRYDYLPVDEVLEALEAKPHMTHVIITGRNAPEALIDAADLVTEMAQVKHPFREQNVKAQKGIEF; encoded by the coding sequence ATGAAAGCGCGCACCGACGCCGAGCACACGGCGAAGATGAAGAAGATCCAGGCCGCGCAGAACAAGAAGGTCGCGGCGAAGACGGTCGAAAAGGGGCTGGTGATCGTCCACACCGGCCCCGGCAAGGGAAAGACCTCCGCCGCGCTCGGCATGGCGATCCGCGCGATCGGACACGACATGAAGGTCGGCGTCGTCCAGTTCGTGAAGGGCGCGATGGCGACGGGCGAGAAAGCGGTGTTCGACCGCTTTCTCGACCTGATCGAATTCAAGCCGATGGGCGAAGGCTTCACCTGGGATACGCAGGACCGCAGTCGCGATATCGCGGTGGCGCGCGATGCCTGGGAAGAGGTCAAGCGGATGATCGCCGACCCGAGCTATAAGATGGTAATCGCCGACGAGCTCAACATCGTGCTGCGCTACGACTATCTGCCGGTGGACGAGGTGCTGGAGGCGCTGGAGGCGAAGCCGCATATGACGCATGTGATCATCACCGGCCGCAACGCGCCCGAAGCGCTGATCGACGCGGCCGATCTGGTCACCGAGATGGCGCAGGTAAAACATCCGTTCCGCGAGCAGAATGTAAAGGCGCAGAAAGGGATCGAATTCTGA
- a CDS encoding ABC transporter substrate-binding protein, translating into MRRRSLLAAALLGGAGLLWAASPAPPAKAPAVPQRIVSINLCADQLVLALADREQIAGLTKNATDIEMSGEAAKAAGIPLLSNSAEQILAIEPDLIVGMPASRSAALRALPEQSYPLLDLATANTLDEIYTSIRQTAVAVGHPERGDALIARMQGELAGLPKPGKGRVAAYYQRRGYMTGTGTLIDELMTRVGLVNLAGKLGKPPLSQLSIEEMVAAEPDFLIVESATDTVTDQGSEMLHHPALKDIPRISVPQAWTVCGSPAYTQAARSMAAQIAKLEGKGA; encoded by the coding sequence ATGCGGCGGCGTAGCCTTTTGGCTGCGGCGCTGCTCGGCGGCGCAGGGCTGCTCTGGGCAGCCTCCCCCGCCCCGCCCGCGAAGGCCCCTGCGGTCCCGCAGCGCATCGTGTCGATCAACCTTTGCGCCGACCAGCTCGTGCTCGCGCTCGCCGACCGCGAGCAGATCGCCGGGCTGACGAAGAATGCGACCGATATCGAAATGTCGGGCGAAGCCGCAAAGGCGGCGGGTATCCCGCTGCTCAGCAACTCGGCCGAACAGATATTGGCGATCGAGCCCGACCTGATCGTCGGCATGCCCGCGAGCCGCAGTGCGGCCCTCCGCGCGCTACCCGAGCAGAGCTATCCCCTGCTCGATCTCGCCACCGCGAACACGCTAGATGAGATTTATACGTCGATCCGCCAGACCGCCGTCGCCGTCGGGCATCCCGAACGCGGCGATGCGCTGATCGCGCGAATGCAGGGCGAACTGGCCGGACTGCCGAAACCGGGCAAGGGCCGGGTCGCTGCCTATTATCAGCGCCGCGGCTATATGACGGGCACAGGCACGCTGATCGACGAACTCATGACGCGCGTCGGGCTGGTCAATCTCGCCGGCAAGCTCGGCAAACCGCCGCTGTCGCAGCTCAGCATCGAGGAAATGGTCGCGGCCGAGCCCGATTTTCTGATCGTCGAGAGCGCGACCGACACGGTCACCGATCAGGGAAGCGAAATGCTGCATCATCCCGCGCTCAAGGACATTCCGCGCATCAGCGTGCCGCAGGCGTGGACCGTGTGCGGAAGCCCCGCCTACACGCAGGCGGCGCGCAGCATGGCGGCACAGATCGCGAAACTCGAAGGAAAAGGCGCATGA
- a CDS encoding FecCD family ABC transporter permease, translating to MSRFALPRWSLIAALAALTLVAAVASLLFGAVDLSVARLVDAAIGNDDKVASIILFDLRLPRTILALGVGAMLGLAGAALQGYLRNPLAEPSVLGTSNAAALGGVAAIYFGLAEIHPIVLPLLATGGALLSLALLFILSGRAESPLTLILAGIAVGTLAVAGTSLALNLSPNPFAAMEIMTWLLGSLENRSFDHVWIALPCIAIGGAMLLWNGRALDALTLGEDAAQALGTDLRRTRLRLLIGTAIGVGGAVAVSGAIGFVGLIVPHLIRPLTDRSPSAILLPSAIGGAALLTLADLGVRIIPTTNELKLGVVTAFLGVPVFLVHLMRERRLW from the coding sequence ATGAGCCGTTTCGCCCTGCCCCGCTGGTCGCTGATCGCTGCATTGGCGGCGCTGACGCTGGTCGCCGCGGTCGCATCCTTGCTGTTCGGCGCTGTCGATCTGTCGGTGGCGCGGCTCGTCGATGCCGCGATCGGCAACGATGACAAGGTGGCGTCGATCATCCTCTTCGATCTCCGCCTGCCTCGTACCATCCTCGCGCTGGGCGTCGGCGCGATGCTCGGGCTCGCCGGTGCGGCGTTGCAGGGTTATCTCCGCAATCCGCTTGCCGAACCGTCGGTGCTCGGCACGTCGAACGCCGCAGCGCTGGGCGGCGTGGCGGCGATCTATTTCGGGCTGGCCGAAATCCACCCAATTGTGCTGCCGTTGCTCGCAACGGGCGGCGCCTTGCTGTCGCTCGCCTTGCTCTTCATCCTGTCTGGCAGGGCGGAAAGCCCGCTGACGCTGATCCTTGCGGGGATCGCGGTGGGGACGCTGGCGGTCGCGGGGACCAGCCTCGCGCTCAACCTGTCTCCCAACCCCTTTGCTGCGATGGAAATCATGACCTGGTTGCTCGGCAGCCTCGAGAACCGGTCGTTCGATCATGTGTGGATCGCATTGCCGTGCATCGCAATCGGCGGCGCGATGCTGCTGTGGAACGGGCGCGCGCTCGACGCGCTGACGCTCGGCGAGGATGCCGCGCAGGCCCTCGGCACCGACCTTCGCCGTACCCGGCTGCGACTGCTGATCGGCACCGCGATCGGCGTCGGCGGCGCCGTCGCGGTATCGGGCGCGATCGGTTTCGTCGGGTTGATCGTGCCGCACCTGATCCGGCCGCTGACCGACCGCAGCCCTTCGGCGATCCTGCTGCCATCGGCGATCGGCGGGGCGGCGCTGCTGACGCTTGCCGACCTAGGGGTAAGGATCATCCCGACGACGAACGAGTTGAAGCTCGGCGTCGTCACGGCCTTCCTGGGCGTCCCGGTCTTCCTTGTCCATCTGATGCGGGAGCGACGGCTATGGTGA
- a CDS encoding ABC transporter ATP-binding protein translates to MVTLTLDHVGVTLGRRAVVHDVSAAFVPGTLTGIVGPNGAGKSTLARAMLALVPPSGSVRVDGVEAAAMPRGDLARRIAYVPQGQTLHWPLTVERLVGLGRLPHLAPMSRILDADTAAIERAMERADVIELRDRIATELSGGERARVLFARALAVEAPALIADEPLASLDPGHQIDVMDMLRAEADSGGLVIAVLHDLTMAARYCDRLLLIDEGRIVADGTPSEVLTAERLRAVYGIDARVETSGEWPTITTFGRAR, encoded by the coding sequence ATGGTGACCCTCACCCTCGATCATGTCGGTGTCACGCTCGGCCGCCGCGCGGTCGTCCACGACGTCAGCGCCGCGTTCGTTCCCGGCACACTGACCGGGATCGTTGGCCCGAATGGTGCAGGCAAGTCGACGCTCGCGCGCGCGATGCTCGCGCTGGTGCCCCCGAGCGGTTCGGTACGCGTCGATGGCGTCGAGGCGGCGGCGATGCCGCGCGGCGACCTCGCGCGGCGGATCGCCTATGTGCCGCAGGGTCAGACATTGCACTGGCCGCTGACCGTCGAGCGGCTCGTCGGGCTGGGGCGCCTGCCGCACCTTGCGCCGATGTCGCGGATATTGGACGCCGATACGGCGGCAATCGAGCGCGCGATGGAGCGTGCCGATGTGATCGAGCTCCGCGACCGGATCGCGACCGAATTGTCGGGCGGCGAGCGGGCGCGCGTGCTTTTTGCCCGCGCACTGGCGGTCGAGGCCCCGGCGCTGATCGCCGACGAACCGCTCGCGAGCCTCGATCCCGGGCACCAGATCGACGTGATGGACATGCTGCGCGCCGAGGCGGATAGCGGCGGACTGGTGATCGCGGTGCTCCACGACCTGACGATGGCGGCGCGCTATTGCGACCGGCTGCTCCTGATCGACGAAGGGCGGATCGTCGCCGACGGGACGCCGTCAGAGGTACTGACGGCCGAACGGCTGCGCGCGGTCTATGGCATCGACGCGCGCGTGGAAACCAGCGGCGAATGGCCGACGATCACGACCTTCGGGCGCGCGCGATGA
- a CDS encoding family 20 glycosylhydrolase codes for MKRENGMRVAALTGIAMAALATSAVQAAAEAPSQAALDRLADTLDYRYRVIDNGPTCPAGIEACFLSTITLTIPDNLPADVPTKGLALYFSFVNRLPRVESDIFAHRLINGDVQQLTLKPGAALRPGAKHEIRLWGVGSNFSKAFGMPNAYLVADGLKPRTIAATRPAIDPETGLEILPFVDPMTDEARLATKGGADRTRWLTPERAFALQADRQASVTTGIAILPKPSKAVQGKGVAIDLSRGLAVTLQGVEHADIAPALAALGVAKGVLPLTIRVDASAVGKPEAYILDAKESGIAITAHDVAGASHALRSLAQQAMFDKGKLRPLRVEDAPEYRFRGLHIDLGRNFHSREEILKLVEAMAAYKLNKLHLHLADDEGWRIEIPALPELAAIGSKRCHDLAEKTCLLPQLGAGPDGTSSVNGYLGVADYVAIVKAAAARQIEVIPSIDMPGHSRAAIRAMEARYARLAGDGKKADAEAYRLIDPADTTEYRSIQNYSDNTLNVCLPATYRFVDTVVDALADMHKQAGAPLKTFHLGADETAGAWVKSPACKAMIADNGRDAGKLTPRFIERVSRSLAVKGLETAGWSDGMGHTDAAAMPRKVQTNIWGVLHAGAIREAHDQMNRGWDAVLSIPDLGYFDMPYAPNPEEGGYNWASRGVDPYQVFGFMPDNLPANAATIRNIQAEGKAIEDRPVLQPGHRVAGLQAQLWSETIRTDAQVDYMLFPRLLALAERAWSPAPWTPAYQAGASYEWGDKRVDAAKLKAGWQDFAGRVAAQFPQLERMGVAYRVAPPGAQIAKGKLEANSMFPGTTIEYRINGGAWTRYAGPVAVSGAVDLRSRSTDGKRASRTVRVEPAG; via the coding sequence ATGAAACGGGAGAATGGAATGCGGGTCGCGGCGTTGACGGGGATCGCGATGGCCGCGCTGGCCACATCGGCCGTGCAGGCTGCCGCCGAGGCGCCGTCGCAGGCTGCGCTCGATCGTCTCGCTGACACGCTCGATTACAGATATCGGGTGATCGACAACGGACCGACATGTCCGGCGGGCATCGAGGCCTGTTTCCTCTCCACGATTACACTGACGATCCCCGACAACCTGCCGGCCGACGTCCCGACCAAGGGGCTCGCGCTCTATTTCAGCTTCGTCAACCGCCTGCCGCGCGTAGAAAGCGACATCTTTGCGCATCGGCTGATCAACGGCGATGTCCAGCAACTGACGCTGAAACCCGGCGCGGCGCTGCGCCCCGGCGCGAAGCATGAAATCAGGCTGTGGGGCGTGGGGTCCAATTTCTCGAAGGCCTTTGGCATGCCCAATGCCTATCTGGTCGCCGACGGTTTGAAGCCGCGCACGATTGCCGCAACGCGCCCGGCGATCGACCCCGAAACGGGACTCGAAATCCTGCCCTTCGTTGACCCGATGACCGATGAGGCAAGGCTTGCGACGAAGGGCGGCGCCGACAGAACACGCTGGCTGACCCCCGAACGCGCCTTTGCCTTGCAGGCCGACCGGCAGGCGTCCGTAACGACGGGAATCGCGATCCTGCCCAAACCTTCAAAAGCGGTGCAGGGCAAGGGCGTCGCCATCGACCTGAGCCGCGGACTGGCGGTCACGCTGCAGGGCGTTGAGCACGCCGATATCGCACCGGCGCTCGCCGCATTGGGTGTGGCGAAGGGCGTGCTGCCGTTGACCATCCGGGTCGACGCTTCGGCGGTCGGCAAGCCCGAAGCCTATATTCTCGATGCAAAGGAATCGGGAATCGCCATCACGGCGCATGACGTCGCAGGGGCAAGCCATGCGCTGCGTTCGCTGGCGCAGCAGGCGATGTTCGACAAGGGTAAGCTCAGGCCGCTGCGTGTCGAGGACGCCCCTGAATATCGTTTTCGCGGCCTCCACATCGACCTTGGCCGCAACTTCCACAGCCGCGAAGAGATATTGAAGCTCGTTGAGGCGATGGCGGCGTACAAGCTCAACAAACTCCACCTCCACCTCGCCGACGACGAAGGCTGGCGGATCGAGATTCCGGCTCTGCCGGAACTGGCGGCGATCGGGTCGAAGCGTTGCCATGACCTTGCAGAGAAGACCTGTCTGTTGCCGCAACTTGGCGCAGGGCCCGACGGGACAAGCAGCGTCAACGGTTACCTCGGCGTCGCCGACTATGTGGCGATCGTGAAGGCGGCCGCGGCACGGCAGATCGAAGTGATCCCGTCCATCGACATGCCCGGTCATTCGCGTGCCGCGATCAGGGCGATGGAAGCACGCTATGCGCGTCTGGCCGGCGACGGCAAAAAGGCCGACGCCGAGGCGTACCGGCTGATCGATCCCGCCGATACGACCGAATATCGCAGCATCCAGAATTATAGCGACAACACGCTGAACGTCTGCCTGCCCGCCACCTATCGCTTCGTCGATACAGTGGTCGACGCGCTCGCCGACATGCACAAACAGGCGGGGGCGCCGCTCAAGACCTTCCACCTCGGCGCCGACGAAACCGCGGGTGCGTGGGTGAAATCACCGGCGTGCAAGGCGATGATCGCCGACAATGGCAGAGATGCGGGCAAGCTTACCCCGCGTTTCATCGAGCGTGTGAGCCGGAGCCTTGCCGTAAAGGGCCTCGAAACAGCCGGATGGAGCGACGGCATGGGGCACACCGACGCCGCCGCGATGCCCCGAAAGGTGCAAACCAATATCTGGGGCGTTCTACACGCCGGCGCGATCCGCGAGGCGCACGACCAGATGAACCGCGGCTGGGACGCCGTGCTCTCAATCCCCGACCTCGGCTATTTCGATATGCCCTATGCGCCGAACCCCGAAGAGGGCGGCTATAACTGGGCCTCGCGTGGTGTGGACCCCTATCAGGTGTTCGGCTTCATGCCCGACAATCTGCCCGCCAACGCCGCGACGATCCGCAACATCCAGGCCGAGGGCAAGGCGATCGAAGACAGGCCGGTGTTGCAGCCGGGACACCGGGTTGCGGGATTGCAGGCACAGCTATGGAGCGAGACGATCCGCACCGACGCGCAGGTCGACTATATGCTCTTTCCGCGTCTGCTCGCGCTCGCCGAGCGTGCGTGGAGCCCGGCGCCATGGACCCCGGCCTATCAGGCGGGTGCCAGCTACGAATGGGGCGACAAGCGCGTCGACGCCGCCAAGCTGAAGGCGGGCTGGCAGGATTTCGCCGGGCGCGTCGCTGCGCAGTTCCCGCAGCTCGAACGGATGGGCGTCGCCTATCGCGTAGCCCCTCCGGGCGCGCAGATCGCGAAGGGCAAGCTTGAGGCGAACAGCATGTTCCCCGGCACGACTATCGAATACCGGATCAACGGCGGCGCATGGACGCGCTATGCCGGGCCGGTGGCGGTCAGCGGTGCAGTCGATCTGCGCAGCCGTTCCACCGACGGCAAGCGCGCCAGCCGCACGGTTCGGGTCGAGCCTGCCGGCTAG
- a CDS encoding GntR family transcriptional regulator: protein MSLIARVGPLQKDDPTPLYLQLQKILRDAIEGQVVKAEEAIPTERDLAEEFDVSRITVRKAIDGLVADGIVTRRRGAGTFVTRPRVEKSFSKLTSFSEDMVSRGRKPHSKWISKTTGAVTPEEALSLGLSPGSLVYRFHRIRYADDTSMALEYATIPAYCLPSVETVGASLYEALEAAGHLPVRALQRLRAVAFSAEQAEILGIESGTPGLFIERRGFLSDGRTAEFTQSYYRGDAYDVVAELNG from the coding sequence TTGTCACTGATCGCACGCGTGGGCCCGCTTCAGAAGGATGATCCGACGCCGCTGTACCTCCAGTTGCAGAAGATCCTGCGCGACGCGATCGAAGGACAGGTAGTCAAGGCCGAAGAGGCGATCCCGACCGAACGCGACCTGGCCGAGGAATTCGACGTGTCGCGCATCACGGTGCGCAAGGCGATCGACGGGCTGGTCGCCGACGGCATCGTGACCCGGCGACGCGGCGCGGGAACCTTCGTCACCCGGCCGCGCGTCGAGAAGAGCTTTTCGAAGCTCACCTCCTTTTCCGAGGACATGGTGTCGCGCGGACGCAAGCCGCACAGCAAGTGGATCAGCAAGACCACGGGCGCAGTGACGCCGGAGGAAGCGCTGTCGCTTGGCCTCTCGCCCGGCTCGCTCGTCTATCGCTTCCACCGCATCCGCTATGCCGACGACACCTCGATGGCGCTCGAATATGCGACGATCCCCGCTTATTGCCTGCCATCGGTCGAGACGGTCGGCGCATCGCTTTACGAGGCGCTCGAAGCGGCCGGCCACCTGCCCGTCCGCGCGCTCCAGCGGCTGCGCGCGGTCGCCTTCTCTGCCGAGCAGGCCGAAATATTGGGGATCGAGAGCGGCACGCCGGGACTCTTCATCGAACGGCGCGGCTTCCTCTCCGACGGGCGCACCGCCGAATTCACCCAAAGCTATTACCGCGGCGACGCCTATGACGTCGTCGCCGAACTGAACGGCTAA
- a CDS encoding SIS domain-containing protein, with amino-acid sequence MTSNAASDGRPTLMEQEAGEAAVVVARMLEANREAFGAIGRRLRTAPPAAVVTCARGSSDHAATYAKYLIETMTGTPTASSALSIASLYDAPALAGNRLCLAISQSGKSPDLLAAVEQQRDAGAFVVALINAEDSPLAQLADVVILLSAGVERSVAATKSYIASLAAIAALVAAWTEDDALENALTALPGQLAEAFALDWSPAIDAFRGTANLFVLGRGYGLGAAQEAALKFKETSGLHAESFSAAEVRHGPMAIVGDAFHVLALGGTDRAAASVRSIADEFRGRGATVLLADPAGGDLPAIAAHPAIEPILLIQSFYRMASALALARGHNPDSPPHLNKVTETL; translated from the coding sequence ATGACGTCGAACGCCGCATCGGACGGACGACCGACACTGATGGAGCAGGAAGCAGGCGAAGCGGCGGTCGTCGTCGCACGAATGCTGGAGGCGAATCGCGAGGCGTTCGGTGCGATCGGCCGGCGCCTTCGCACTGCCCCGCCGGCTGCCGTCGTGACCTGCGCACGCGGCTCGTCGGATCATGCTGCGACCTACGCCAAATATCTGATCGAGACGATGACGGGGACGCCGACCGCGTCCTCCGCGCTGTCGATCGCCTCGCTTTACGATGCGCCCGCGCTGGCCGGAAACCGCTTATGCTTGGCAATTTCACAGTCGGGCAAGAGCCCCGACCTGCTCGCCGCGGTCGAACAGCAGCGCGATGCCGGAGCCTTTGTCGTTGCACTGATCAACGCCGAAGACTCGCCGCTCGCACAGCTGGCCGATGTCGTGATCCTGCTCTCCGCCGGAGTCGAACGGTCGGTGGCGGCAACCAAATCCTATATCGCCTCGCTTGCCGCGATCGCGGCTCTCGTCGCGGCATGGACCGAGGACGATGCGCTCGAAAACGCGCTGACCGCGCTGCCCGGCCAGCTTGCGGAAGCTTTCGCGCTCGACTGGTCGCCCGCGATCGACGCTTTTCGGGGTACTGCGAACCTGTTCGTCCTTGGTCGCGGCTACGGGCTTGGTGCCGCGCAGGAAGCCGCGCTCAAATTCAAGGAAACCTCGGGCCTCCATGCCGAAAGCTTCAGCGCCGCCGAGGTGCGTCACGGCCCGATGGCGATTGTCGGCGATGCCTTTCATGTCCTTGCGCTGGGCGGCACCGACCGCGCCGCCGCAAGCGTTCGCAGTATCGCCGACGAGTTCCGCGGGCGCGGTGCGACCGTATTGCTCGCGGATCCGGCGGGCGGCGACCTCCCCGCGATAGCGGCACACCCGGCAATCGAGCCGATCCTGTTGATCCAGAGCTTTTACCGCATGGCGAGCGCGCTGGCGCTGGCGCGTGGCCACAACCCCGACTCGCCTCCGCATCTCAACAAGGTTACCGAGACTTTATGA
- the nagA gene encoding N-acetylglucosamine-6-phosphate deacetylase: MIFRFHNGQVVLPDGPTGDADIMIADGIVTAVTPVGGTPADREIDLDGGWLLPGFVDTQVNGGGGVLFNDQVDVEAIAAIGAAHARFGTTAFLPTLISDTPAQIAAALAAVDTAIGQGVAGVVGIHIEGPFINEVKRGIHEAHRIRRLDTDTLATLTAPHRGRVMLTLAPELCDEDDIRTLVRHGVIVSAGHSDATYDETQRAIGAGLTGFTHLFNAMSPLHHRHPGAVGAAFDSDVYCGLIVDDVHLHPAVVRLAVRAKGKERIMLITDAMPSVGTDVSEFMLQGKRIAVKDGVCIFEDGTLAGTHLDMASALRKTAQVTGLPVPDVSTMASGTPATFLSLRDRIGAIAPGQRADWVWMDAGLTPRTTWIGGRTVSEAA; this comes from the coding sequence ATGATCTTTCGTTTTCATAACGGCCAGGTCGTGCTGCCGGATGGTCCCACCGGCGATGCGGACATAATGATCGCCGATGGCATCGTCACGGCGGTCACGCCCGTCGGCGGCACGCCCGCCGATCGCGAGATCGATCTGGACGGCGGCTGGCTGCTTCCCGGTTTCGTCGACACACAGGTCAACGGCGGCGGCGGTGTGCTCTTCAACGACCAGGTCGATGTCGAGGCGATCGCAGCGATCGGTGCTGCGCACGCACGTTTCGGCACGACCGCTTTCCTGCCGACGTTGATAAGCGATACACCCGCGCAGATCGCGGCGGCGCTCGCCGCGGTCGATACCGCGATCGGGCAAGGCGTAGCCGGCGTTGTCGGCATCCATATCGAAGGCCCGTTTATCAACGAGGTGAAGCGCGGCATTCACGAGGCGCATCGCATCCGCCGCCTCGACACCGACACGCTGGCGACGCTGACCGCGCCGCATCGCGGGCGCGTGATGCTGACGCTCGCTCCCGAACTCTGCGACGAGGACGACATCCGCACCCTCGTTCGCCACGGCGTGATCGTGAGCGCCGGGCACAGCGACGCAACCTATGACGAGACGCAGCGCGCGATCGGCGCGGGGCTCACCGGCTTCACCCATTTGTTCAACGCGATGTCGCCGCTGCACCACCGGCATCCGGGCGCGGTCGGCGCGGCTTTCGATTCCGACGTATATTGCGGCCTCATCGTCGATGACGTCCACCTCCACCCGGCAGTCGTGCGGCTGGCGGTCCGTGCAAAAGGCAAGGAGCGTATCATGCTGATCACCGATGCGATGCCAAGCGTCGGCACGGACGTCAGCGAGTTCATGTTGCAGGGCAAGCGCATCGCGGTGAAGGACGGCGTCTGCATCTTCGAGGATGGTACGCTTGCCGGAACGCATCTCGACATGGCTTCGGCGCTGCGCAAGACGGCCCAAGTGACCGGTCTGCCGGTCCCGGACGTGTCGACGATGGCGAGCGGGACACCCGCCACCTTCCTGTCGCTGCGCGACCGCATCGGAGCGATCGCGCCCGGGCAGCGCGCCGACTGGGTATGGATGGACGCGGGACTGACCCCGCGCACGACATGGATCGGCGGGCGGACTGTTTCCGAGGCCGCCTAA